The following is a genomic window from Dama dama isolate Ldn47 chromosome 4, ASM3311817v1, whole genome shotgun sequence.
gtcatttttcctttccatATGACTGGCAAATGGAGTGGCAAAAACATCACAGAGGAAAAAGATTTCGGCTATTGTATTTCTATTCTTACTGACAAAACTGGAGATGCCTTGTATGCAGCATTGCTATTATTCCCTGATGTTTTATGTTTGGGGCTCACGCTCTGGGCCGGCGGCTCCATGGTTCTCATCCTGTACAGACATAAGCAGCAGGTCCAGCACATTCGTAGGACTGACGcctcctccaggtcctcccctGAGTCCAGAGCTACTAAATTCATCCTTCTCCTCGGGAGCACCTTTGTGtacttttatattctttcctccaCCTGTCAAGTTCTTTTGGCTCTTTTAGATCAGCCCAGCCAGTTCCTTGTGGACATCACTATAATCATTGCAGCGTGTTTCCCAACTGTCAGCCCCTTTCTGCTCATGACCCATAACTCCAGTGTACACAGGCTCTATTTTGCCGGGATAAGAAGTGCAAAGTCCTCTACTATTATGAGAAAagtgtgagttttatttatttctataatgaGCAGTTGCCAGTTCATTTATTCACCCTCAGAATCCtactttaaattttgaaatctCAAGATAATATTATACTGGACATGTCAAATATCTTCTTCAATATAAAGACCATTTGAAATATATTGTcatgaaatatgaatatatcaGTGAAGTTTTCTTGTAGAAAAGGAGTTCAGGTTTATGCAATAACAACAggtctttacaatattgtagtgtttttctcCCATACATgatgtgaatcagtcatggattaacatgtgttcctcatcctgaactcccctcccacctccctcttagGGTCATCCTAGGgcaccatccctgagcacttgtctcatgcatcaaacctggactggcaatctgtttcacaattgacaatattcatgtttcaatgctattctctcagatcatcccaccctcgccttctcccacagagtccaaaagtctattctatacatctgtgtctctttttctgtcttgcatatagagttatcatcaccatctttctaaattgcatatatatgtcttagtatactgtattgatgtttttcgttctggcttacttcactctgtataacaggctccagtttcatccacctcattagaactgatttaaatgttaagagAGATGGCAGTATTTATTAGAAAGAGTCTTGCAGGGAGATtagcacattaaaatattttcatatagaaATGAGCAGTTTGAAGTGAAGTACAATAAAAAACATGCCGAAAGAAAACTATATTTCAGCAGATTTTTCAAActtaaatatatttgacatataacattgtgtaaatttaaagtgaaagatttggtaatttgttacatgtAATTATTGTAATGTGACTGCCATTACAACCACATATCACAATGCAGAACTCTTcctttatgttaattttttcattgaattttagttgatttacagtattatggtAGTGGCAGAGGTACAACATTGTGCTTCAATATATaggttatattttgttttaagcTATTATGAGCTACTGgccatattccctgtgctgtaaagtatgcccttgtagtttatttattttatgtgtggTAGTGTGTACTTCTGAATCTTTACTctgtcttgccccttcccactttCTCTCCTCACTGGTGAACACTAGTTTATTCCCTATGTGTGAGAGTCTTTTTCTACTCCATTATTTTCATCCATTTGTACTAGTTTTAGATTTCATATGtcaggtgaaaatatacagtatttgtctttctctgtctgacttaattcaaTAAACAGAATGATatccaggtccatctatgttagaagcagcaaaattttattcttaaggggtgaggaatattccattctgtgtgtgtgtgtgtgcgtgtgtgtgtactgaattcattagttagttttctggtagatactttagggttttctatataaagtatcATTTCTCTATAGTAGTGACAGTGTTACTTCTTCTCTTAGGCGTTGGAAGTCTCTTATTAAATCTTTGTCCAAATGCTGTGGCTAGGACCTGCACACTGTTAAACCAgaatggcaagagtgagcatcctcCCCTTGGTcctaattttagaggaaaaagcCTTCAGATATGGGTTTgccataaatggcctttattttGTTGAGATGTATTTTCTCTATGCCCATTTTTCTGAGAGTATTTACCATGAATGGATGCTAGATTTTGTcaatgctttttctacatctactgACACAATCTcgtgtttctcttccttttcttaatgTAATGTATCAAGTGGATTGATTTGTGGATTTTTAAACATCCCTGTATCTCTGGAAGAATGATACATGATAATCTTTTATGATACATTTTATAGATTGTTCAAGTCTGtctgctaatattttcttgaaaacTTTTTCCACCatattcttcaagaaaatgatCTGTAATTTTATGTAGGGTCTCTTTATAGTACTGATATCAGTGTAGAGATAGCCTGATAGAATAATTGTAAGAGTGTTCCCCTCCTCTTCAACTTTGTGGAAGAGTTTAAGAAGGATAGAtgttagttttaaaaatgtttcataggATCACATGTGACACCATCAAGTCCTGGACATTGTTTTCTGGGTGgtttttgcttcagttcagttcagttcagtcactcatcttGTCCTTCTCTTTGCGACCCATTGcaccgcagtacaccaggccaccctgtctgtcagggaatgtttaacagaaggattcctacgtgctgttactcataaatcctctgttccttatcagtggAACAGCAAGCTGCTCCCAGGGCTGGGGTCAGTATGTGAGACAGGCTTGGGTCTCCGTCAGTAAATATTCTCTTTATGAGAAAACTGCTTTGTCTCGATCCTCTTTCATGAGCTATGGATTGTCTCTTGACCTTATGACCATCGTTAATCCCTTTTTCCCTTGGTAATTTCTGTATGTttagttttctgatctttatcattgtcGAAAGAAATTCCTTGTACAACAGCCTACATATACTCACAAAAAGATAATTAAAGCGCCTTTGCTCCATCTGAGCTTAGGTCCCCATGCCTTTTTTGACTCTCTCTCtatccattaaaggaccccaacatgtGGTGCCCAGAACAGGGACTCTGGTATACGTGGCATTTCAGACGGAGTGACTCAGGGCCTATTGAGGTCAGTAAGTACTAAGAGATGGGTCAAACggctaaaaaaaaaaccccatttCTCTACTTAACTTCAAACAGCTGGAAAGCCCCATCATCTCTCTACTTTAATTCATCATTTGTTTAAAGTTCAGGGACTTTTTGGTTTCACGCCAATAAATAGAATCTTGCCTTTCAACAGTGGTTAATTGTAATCCTTGGTTCCCTGAGAAAgacagttttgatttagaaatttggcactGGGTCAAAGCAAATGTTGATTGAGCCatcaaatggagaaaaaaatattccaggcGATTTCTGGCCCCTTTGGGCTCTCtttaaagctgtaattctgccattttAAGGTAACTTCTAGCCTTCCTAATATTCAAGaacagacagaacacttattacatgaatataaattaaatgatataactttacaaaaggcccaattagaacaacatAACATGATTCAGAATTTTCCTACAAGCCGTGCCCCGGCTGCTCTGAATGCTCTGCCTCTGCCAGCAGGCAAAAATCCAAAAGTCTCTCCTTCGCTAGAATCTAATGATTCTAACAACGACTCTCCTGAGACACTTTTTGACATCAAAACTGGCAATCTATTTTTAGATAATAATGATAAGTCCTTAGTACAGGCTCATATTTGCAAAAACTCAGTTCGTACTCACTCTCCACCATGACAGAAACTCTCTGAATTACTGGCTTTGCAATCACAAGTATCTGAACCCTATGGTTTGTCCGCCTTTCCAGTTGTAAGAAATCCTGATGCTCAAGGGCACATAATACCTCAATATGAAGGTATTAGTTTCTTTTACaggcaacaaatgaaaaaggctgtaACAGTGTATGGCCCACAttcaccttttctaaatccagcttgtacatctggaagttcttggttcacatactgttgaatcttggcttggagaattttgatcattactttgctagcctgtgagatgagtgcaatcgtgtggtagtttgaacactctttggcattgcctttctttgggattggaatgaaaatagaCCTTTTCGagtactgtggccactgatgagttttccaaatttgctggtgtattgagtggaGCACGTTCACAGTGACATCTATTTcggcttgaaatagctcagtggaATTCCATaagctccactagcttttttcatcatgatgcttcctaaggcccatttgacttcagactccaggatgtctggctctaggtgagtatgagtgatcacatcatcatggttatctcggttattagatttttttgtatagtcttctgtgtattcttgccacctcttcttaatatcttctgcttctgttaggtccataccatttctgccctttactgCGCCCATctctacatgaaatgttcccttcgtatctccaattttcttgaggagatacctagcctttctcattctattggtttcctctatttctttgcattgatcactgaggaaggctttcttatctctccttgttattccctggaagtctgcattcagatgggtatatctgtccttttctccttttcctttatcgTGTCTTTTTTTCTAAGCTgattgtaaggcctccccagagaaccattttgactttttgcatttctttttcttgggcatggtcttgaacagtgcctcctttacaatgtcaccaacctccgtccacagttcttgaggcactctgtctgtcagatctaatcactCGAaactgtttgtcacttccactgtataattgtaacagatttgattgaggtcatacctgaatggttagtggttttctgtactttcttcaatttcattctgaatttggcagtaaggagttcatgatctgagccacagtcagctcctggtcttgtttttgctgactgtatagagcctctccatctttggctgcaaagaatataatcaatctgcttttggtgttgaccatctggtgatgtccatctggTGTAGAGTtgtgtcttgtgttgttgaaagagggtgttccTAAGACCTGTGGGTtgtcttggtaaaactctgttagcctttgccctgcttcattttgtactccaaggccaaacttgcctgttacttcaggtatcagggtcttttccagtgagtcagctcttcacatcaggtggtcaaagtattggagtttcaggttgaacatcagtccttccaatgaatattcaggaccgatttcctttaggatggactgataggatctccttgcagaccaaggaactctcaagagtcttctccaacatcacagttgaaaATCACCAATTTTTctgcactgagctttctttatagtccaactctcacataaatacatgactattggaaaaaccacagccttgactagatggacctttgtggacaaagtcacgtctctgctttttaatatgctgtctaggttggccataaatttccttccaaggagtaagtgtcttttaatttcatggctgcaatcaccatatgcagtgattttggagacctcaGAATacagtctgatactgtttccactgtttctccatctatttgccatgaagtgatgggaccagatgccatgattttagtgttCTGagtgttgagatttaagccaacttctccactctcttctttcactttcctcaagaggctcattagttcttcttcacgttctgccataagggtggtgccatgtgcatatctcaggttatagatatttctccaggcaatcttgagaTCAGCTTGTGCTacttccagcccagcacttctgatgatgtattctgcatataagttaaataagcagggtgacaatacacggccttaatgtattccttttcctatttgggaccagtctgttgtttcatatccagttctaactgttgcttcctgacctgcatacacgtttctcaagaggcaggtcaggtggtctggtattccaacactttcagaattttccacactttatagtgatccacacagtcaatggctttggcacagtcaataaggcagaaatagatgtttttcagaactcccttgctttttcgatgatccagaggatgttggtatTTGATCAcccattcctctgtcttttctaaaaccagttgaaCGTctcgaagttcacagttcatgtgttgctgaagcttgacttggagaattttgagcattactttactagtgtgtgagatgagagcaattctgcagtagcttgagcattttctggcattgcctttctttgggactggaatgaaaatggaccttttccagtcctgtggccactgctgagttttccaaatttgctgacatattgagtgcagcacattcacagcatcatttttcaggagtcgaaacagctcaactggaattccatcacctgtactaattttgtttgtagtgatccttcctaaggcccacttgactccacattccaggatgtctggctctaggtgagtttgagtgatcacatcatcatgattatttgggtcatcaagatttctttggtacagttcttctgtgtattcttgccacctcttcttaatatcttctgattctgttaggtccatacgattcctgtcctttactgagcccatctttgcatgaagtgttcccttggtatctaattttcttgaagagatctctagtctttcccattctatttttttttttcctgtattttttgcATTGATTGGTAAGGAagcttttcttatctctcctgcctattctttggaactctgcattcagatgggtatatctttccttttctcctttgttttttgcgtctcttctttcacagctatttctaaggcctcctcagacagccattttgcttcttttcattcAAGATTATCTATTTCCTCCTAATTCAGCCTTTAACGACTTTTCCTAGAAATTTGGTCAATTAAGtgggtttgggttttttctttagatttttctcACACATTTGAAGTAGGCCTGTATTGATATAAAGTTTTCTCTTCAAACTGTGTTTACTGTGTTccatcaattttggaaagttgtgtttTTGTTCCCATTTGTCTTCTGGTAATTTCTGATTtactcttgatttcttttttgaaccTATCATATTTTAGTagtgtgttgtttagtctctatgtGTTTGTCTCTTTGCAGATTTACATCTGAGAAAAGTCTCTTGCAGGAATCATAGTGAAGGAGCTCGTTTTTTGTTTTGAATCCAGTCAGGTGCTGGAACAGAAACCCTGTGGGTCGGGCCTAAGGTGAATTTCTTTCTTCTAAGTGTGTGTTTTTCCTCTCCACACAGTGGGTGCATTTCCCCAGGGGAAAATGACCTCTGAATCAATTGGGAACCAAGGGCAGATAGGGGTCTGATGCTTGGTCTATGTAGTTACCAATGGCTGTGCTGTCGCAGCCTCAAGTGTAAGTTCCCATTGTCCTTCCCAGTTGAAGCCTGCTCCCTGTCTTTGCAGCCCCCACCCTGTTATGGAGCTGCTCTTTACAGCTTGCAGAAGATCACATGGATCCTAAGCGTTGGTTGAGAAGTGAGCTGTTGCCGAACAGCTCTGTCCCAGAACCAGGTTGCTCTGTGTCCTTAGGTGAAGTTTTCTCTCTGGTTGTAGGCGCTCTGCATCCAGTGCAGGGATATCACATGGATTGAGTTGGGCAGAAGCATTTGCTGTGTTCAGGCTGGGGCACATCAGTAGGTGGTAGGCGGTCCTAGGAAACTCTGCAGCCACGAGAGCAGACCTGTCTGTCTTGTCTAGGCAACAGGTCCCCTGTGCCTCTAAACTTtccccatcctctgtcactcctgcACTGTTGTGAAACTGGTCCTCAGGGCTGGCAGTTCTTTGCATGTGATATCAGGGAATGAGCTGTAGTGAAGGAGCTGTCATATGTTCTCCGGGTTGCTTCTGGGGGGTTTCTTGAATCAACAGCAACAGTGGCTGCCACTGCTCCACCCAGGCACTGCCCTGGCTGTTGGTTACCTCTGTGTCCCTCCATCAACTCTTCCTTCATAGTGGCTTTTGCAGATACAGTGCCATGGAGGGAGGAGGACTGGTGTATTCATTCCACTGGGGCTGGGGTGTGTGGTGAGTTGATTGTGGGAAATCAGCAGCTCCTTGAGTAGAACTCTGTCTTCCCTGCCTCACGGGCTAGGCAATGTGTGCTCCTCATGAGCATAGTCCTGCCTTCCTATAGCCCTTCTTCTCATCCCAGCACTTCTCCCACCAGAAAATGTGGTTTGCATCAAACACACAGGACTCTAGGACTGGGGTACCAATCTGTGGTTCAAACTACTCACTCACCAGGGTATCCATTTCTCTGAGTTGTCAGTCATGGGTTCAGCTCCTGGCTCCATTGCTCACAGATAGATCATATATTGGAACACaaaaatctcaacaaatttaagtAGAAGTCACATATAACCTATATTCCACTCACAATGGTATGAAATGAAGAAGCCATCTTTGATTCGAGAACTAGAAAAGTGAGAGGGGAGTTTACAGCAAAACGGGCCCAcctaatgaaagaaagaaaatctcgaATAATGTTCTAGCCATACATCTAAAGAAACTAGAAGAAGAGGAACAAACAAAGCCCTGAGTCAGGaatgaaggaaatgataaaatCAGTGtcgaaataaataaagcagacacTAGAAAGTGTAGAAAAGatcaatcagggacttccctggtgttccagtagctaagactccaagctcccaatgcaggggccctgggtttgatccatggtccagAATCTCAATAGTACATTGGACAACTAAGActtcacatgctgaaactaaagatgcctagtgccacaactaagacatagTGCAcccagataaatgaataaatattgttaaaatattctttacaaatattttaaaaatatattttggagaaagaactggcaacc
Proteins encoded in this region:
- the LOC133054788 gene encoding vomeronasal type-1 receptor 4-like encodes the protein MASSFLIIGMIIVTQTVVGILGNFSLLCSYIILHFMGYRLRSTDLFLKHLIVANSLVLLCKGVPHTMAVFGWKHIRSDFGCKLLFFLHRVGRGVSISSICLLSVFQVITISPWNSRWAVLKVTAPKYVVLSIFLCWILQMLVNVIFPFHMTGKWSGKNITEEKDFGYCISILTDKTGDALYAALLLFPDVLCLGLTLWAGGSMVLILYRHKQQVQHIRRTDASSRSSPESRATKFILLLGSTFVYFYILSSTCQVLLALLDQPSQFLVDITIIIAACFPTVSPFLLMTHNSSVHRLYFAGIRSAKSSTIMRKV